One Labilithrix sp. DNA window includes the following coding sequences:
- a CDS encoding MFS transporter has translation MSSPQKTPGLGAIFLIVFLDILGFSLVLPFLAEESRSTFGTSELTGTLLASIYSLMQFVFVPVWGRVSDRVGRRPVLLWSITATALGMFGLGFALLRAEHIAWLFAARAASGIATANLGTASAYIADVTKPEERSKGMGLIGMAFGLGFILGPAIGGALSAIPIGGRTGAVPCFVAASLSCVNLGWAFVGLKESLPPERRAETKRSLSPLDFGAARDAFARPGIAIAVAVNFAITLSFTVLDQTFRFFSKDSFQMEPLDTGIVLAFIGVVAASVQGGLIRPLSRRFREALLIRVGTGIQAAAFAVIALSATAGKPLLYVGGALLALGNGMTQPSTGAFISKRADPSAQGATLGTNQSAASLARMFGPGLGGWVYGTLGPRSPYVLGAVGMFIAMLLAFGLDREPTEPSRRA, from the coding sequence ATGTCATCGCCGCAAAAGACACCCGGCCTTGGCGCGATCTTCCTGATCGTCTTCCTCGACATCCTCGGGTTCAGCCTCGTCTTGCCGTTCCTCGCGGAGGAGTCGCGCTCGACGTTCGGCACGAGCGAGCTCACCGGCACGCTCCTCGCCTCGATCTACTCGCTGATGCAGTTCGTGTTCGTGCCGGTGTGGGGCCGCGTCTCGGACCGCGTCGGCCGGCGACCGGTGCTGTTGTGGAGCATCACCGCGACCGCGCTCGGCATGTTCGGCCTCGGCTTCGCGCTCCTCCGCGCGGAGCACATCGCGTGGCTCTTCGCGGCGCGCGCGGCGAGCGGCATCGCGACCGCGAACCTCGGCACCGCGAGCGCGTACATCGCCGACGTGACGAAGCCGGAGGAGCGCTCGAAGGGGATGGGGCTCATCGGGATGGCCTTCGGCCTCGGCTTCATCCTCGGCCCCGCGATCGGCGGCGCGCTCTCCGCGATCCCGATCGGCGGGCGCACCGGCGCGGTGCCCTGCTTCGTCGCGGCCTCGCTCTCGTGCGTGAACCTCGGCTGGGCCTTCGTCGGCTTGAAGGAGTCGCTGCCGCCGGAGCGCCGCGCGGAGACGAAGCGCTCGCTCTCGCCGCTCGACTTCGGCGCCGCCCGCGACGCGTTCGCGCGCCCCGGCATCGCGATCGCGGTCGCGGTGAACTTCGCGATCACGCTGTCCTTCACCGTCCTCGACCAGACGTTCCGCTTCTTCAGCAAGGACAGCTTCCAGATGGAGCCGCTCGACACGGGCATCGTGCTCGCGTTCATCGGCGTCGTCGCGGCGAGCGTCCAGGGCGGCCTCATTCGCCCGCTGTCGCGCCGCTTCCGCGAGGCGTTGCTCATCCGCGTCGGCACCGGGATCCAGGCGGCGGCGTTCGCCGTCATCGCGCTCTCGGCGACGGCGGGCAAGCCGCTCCTCTACGTCGGCGGCGCCCTCCTCGCCCTCGGCAACGGCATGACGCAGCCGAGCACCGGCGCGTTCATCTCCAAGCGCGCCGACCCGAGCGCGCAGGGCGCCACGCTCGGTACGAACCAGTCCGCGGCGAGCCTCGCGCGCATGTTCGGCCCGGGCCTCGGCGGCTGGGTGTACGGGACCCTGGGGCCGCGCTCGCCATACGTCCTCGGCGCGGTCGGCATGTTCATCGCGATGCTCCTCGCCTTCGGCCTCGACCGCGAACCGACGGAGCCGTCGCGGCGAGCATGA
- a CDS encoding TlyA family RNA methyltransferase: protein MKTRADQLLVQRGLVVTRAKAQALILAGKVYVGEVRVDKAGAMLPEDAAIAVRGEDHPYVSRGGVKLAGALDAFGVDPRGKRCLDLGASTGGFTDCLLQRGAASVAAVDVGYGQLAHSLRVDPRVQNLERTNARTLTPDAIGGPCELVVVDASFIGLGKLAAAIARCTATRGELVALVKPQFEVGRDEAARSRGVVKDPEVRRRAIDDAAADVRAAGFELLGTADSVLEGPKGNLEAFVHARKL, encoded by the coding sequence TTGAAGACGCGCGCCGATCAGTTGCTCGTGCAGCGGGGCCTCGTGGTGACGCGGGCGAAGGCGCAGGCGCTCATCCTCGCGGGCAAGGTGTACGTCGGGGAGGTGCGCGTCGACAAGGCGGGGGCGATGTTGCCCGAGGACGCGGCGATCGCCGTGCGCGGAGAGGACCATCCGTACGTGTCGCGTGGCGGAGTGAAGCTCGCGGGGGCGCTCGATGCGTTCGGTGTGGACCCGCGCGGCAAGCGCTGCCTCGACCTCGGCGCGTCGACGGGGGGCTTCACCGACTGCCTCCTCCAGCGCGGCGCGGCGTCGGTCGCCGCCGTCGACGTCGGGTACGGACAGCTCGCCCACTCGCTGCGCGTCGATCCGCGCGTGCAGAACCTCGAGCGCACGAACGCGCGCACGCTCACGCCCGACGCGATCGGGGGGCCGTGCGAGCTCGTCGTCGTCGACGCCTCCTTCATCGGGCTCGGCAAGCTCGCGGCCGCGATCGCGCGCTGCACGGCGACGCGCGGCGAGCTCGTCGCGCTCGTGAAGCCGCAGTTCGAGGTCGGTCGCGACGAGGCGGCGCGATCGCGCGGCGTGGTGAAGGATCCGGAGGTGCGCCGGCGCGCGATCGACGACGCGGCCGCCGACGTGAGAGCGGCGGGCTTCGAGCTCCTCGGCACCGCCGACAGCGTCCTCGAGGGGCCGAAGGGGAACCTCGAGGCCTTCGTGCACGCGCGGAAGCTCTGA
- a CDS encoding DUF2252 family protein — protein sequence MKTARALVLGAVLACGPAAVAPAPGPTAPRPDTFAIDGAALLAKDPHVARKVGRTPYTFFRYQNRAFAERVCNRWASTIPRMPLVHVHGDAHLEQYAVAEGGRGLADFDASGEGPPVIDFARFSASLALARPYDHAGTKAAIAALFRGYSRALIDARATMNEPRVVMRLRERFEPTRLEWLDRMTLLISPSDPADHEVFAQAWRGFVGEMCSLDPSLDEDFFTVKAGGKLELGIGSAHAEKFLARIEGPTSALDDDILLEAKALEPGALASCMRGVDLDATRVIETQLQMSAAPERFLGAMTIRGKPYYTHAWQVFYKELSVDDVHTAAELAELAEDVGLQLGRGHAKSKDAARVPKLRAELLETAKRVEADVVDEAFELAHEVSLAWEQYRLAL from the coding sequence GTGAAGACGGCGCGCGCACTCGTCCTCGGCGCCGTGCTCGCGTGCGGCCCGGCGGCGGTCGCGCCGGCGCCGGGGCCCACGGCTCCGCGTCCCGACACGTTCGCGATCGACGGCGCCGCGCTCCTCGCGAAGGACCCCCACGTCGCGCGCAAGGTCGGGAGGACGCCGTACACGTTCTTCCGCTACCAGAACCGCGCGTTCGCGGAGCGGGTCTGCAATCGATGGGCGAGCACCATCCCGCGCATGCCGCTCGTCCACGTCCACGGAGACGCTCACCTCGAGCAGTACGCCGTCGCGGAGGGCGGTCGCGGTCTCGCCGACTTCGACGCATCAGGCGAAGGTCCGCCTGTCATCGATTTTGCAAGATTCTCCGCATCGCTCGCGCTCGCGCGTCCCTACGACCACGCCGGGACGAAGGCGGCGATCGCGGCGCTCTTCCGCGGCTACTCGCGTGCGCTCATCGACGCGCGTGCGACGATGAACGAGCCGCGCGTCGTCATGCGTCTCCGCGAGCGCTTCGAGCCGACGCGGCTCGAGTGGCTCGATCGCATGACGCTGCTGATCTCGCCCTCCGATCCGGCCGATCACGAGGTCTTCGCTCAGGCGTGGAGGGGCTTCGTGGGTGAGATGTGCTCGCTCGATCCTTCGCTCGACGAGGACTTCTTCACCGTGAAGGCCGGCGGCAAGCTCGAGCTCGGGATCGGGAGCGCCCACGCCGAGAAGTTCCTCGCCCGCATCGAGGGCCCCACCTCCGCGCTGGACGACGACATCCTCCTCGAGGCGAAGGCGCTCGAGCCGGGCGCGCTCGCGAGCTGCATGCGCGGCGTCGATCTCGACGCGACGCGGGTGATCGAGACGCAGCTCCAGATGTCGGCCGCGCCCGAGCGCTTCCTCGGCGCGATGACGATCCGCGGCAAGCCGTACTACACGCACGCGTGGCAGGTCTTCTACAAGGAGCTCTCCGTCGACGACGTCCACACCGCCGCGGAGCTCGCGGAGCTCGCGGAGGACGTCGGCCTCCAGCTCGGCCGCGGCCACGCGAAGTCGAAGGACGCGGCGCGCGTCCCGAAGCTCCGCGCGGAGCTGCTCGAGACCGCGAAGCGCGTCGAGGCCGACGTCGTCGACGAGGCGTTCGAGCTCGCGCACGAAGTCTCGCTCGCGTGGGAGCAATACCGGCTCGCGCTGTGA
- a CDS encoding ABC transporter substrate-binding protein codes for MTRAFVVFVLAAIAAIATLGCTRSEAKKKAAPERIVSLSPSTTEAVFAIGAGSLLVGRSRYCNHPPEVAKLPQVGGYVDPSLEAILGLRPDLVVGARGPAGNAITQQLEARGVVTYFPETEKLAAIDDMLLGLGEKTARMDGARAAVAKLHARIDETVTAVAKLPRPKVLLVFGLAPLSVAGPGSFADEMIAKAGGTNVIKEGGAYPTIGAERVLVLDPDVVVNAAMMEENAAERLNANAPGWSAVRAVKEGRVRTIADESVLRPGPRIGDGLALLARAIHPELPAQ; via the coding sequence ATGACGCGCGCGTTCGTCGTCTTCGTGCTCGCCGCGATCGCCGCGATCGCCACGCTCGGGTGCACGCGCTCGGAGGCGAAGAAGAAGGCGGCGCCGGAGCGGATCGTCTCGCTCTCGCCGTCGACGACGGAGGCGGTCTTCGCGATCGGCGCGGGCTCGCTCCTCGTCGGGCGTTCGCGTTATTGCAACCATCCGCCCGAGGTCGCGAAGCTCCCGCAGGTCGGTGGCTACGTCGATCCGTCGCTCGAGGCGATCCTCGGGCTCCGTCCCGACCTCGTGGTGGGGGCACGCGGACCGGCCGGCAACGCGATCACGCAGCAGCTCGAGGCGCGCGGCGTCGTCACGTATTTCCCCGAGACCGAGAAGCTCGCCGCGATCGACGACATGCTCCTCGGCCTCGGCGAGAAGACCGCGCGTATGGACGGCGCGCGCGCGGCGGTCGCGAAGCTGCACGCGCGCATCGACGAGACGGTGACCGCGGTCGCGAAGCTACCGCGGCCGAAGGTGCTGCTCGTGTTCGGCCTCGCGCCGCTCTCCGTCGCCGGCCCCGGCAGCTTCGCGGACGAGATGATCGCGAAGGCGGGCGGCACGAACGTGATCAAGGAGGGCGGCGCGTACCCCACGATCGGAGCCGAGCGCGTCCTCGTCCTCGATCCGGACGTCGTCGTGAACGCCGCGATGATGGAGGAGAACGCAGCCGAGCGGCTGAACGCGAACGCGCCCGGCTGGAGCGCGGTCCGCGCGGTGAAGGAGGGCCGCGTCCGCACGATCGCGGACGAGTCCGTCCTCCGCCCCGGCCCCCGCATCGGCGACGGCCTCGCCCTCCTCGCCCGCGCCATCCACCCCGAGCTCCCCGCCCAGTGA